Proteins from a single region of Oncorhynchus kisutch isolate 150728-3 unplaced genomic scaffold, Okis_V2 Okis01b-Okis20b_hom, whole genome shotgun sequence:
- the LOC109876704 gene encoding B-cell receptor CD22 isoform X1 has protein sequence MALKTAGSVVVVFLWSVAVVLGQDGWSVKYTTQSICVLKGSTVNISCSYTYPSGYTVTTTFWFTKYNAVGPVSLSDDTDYNGRVTYREDKENGHTLTITDLREKDSATYMFRFTDQTGKWRYTGKPGVTLSVTGLQVKVTGGHQDKTLTCSTTCTLTDNPTYIWYKNGQHLDESTSPQYKDPVSSNYEDGYSCAVKGHEDFLSPAVCVQGQDCNRVTYNKRTICALKGSTVNISCTNFSLYNITSSLWFSPKQSDSWRDELIPEDLTTDPGYAGHVEYVGEKERGHYTLRITDLREEHSAEYKFIFNTQTSRWGYSFPGTTLTVTDLQVKVTPATEAGKRTLTCITTCTLTDNPTYIWYQNGHKVKEDTSSLDSDSFSDADSYSCAVKGRDDLLSPAVCQKCWSVTYTHQSICALKGSTVNISCSYTYPSNHEIKTAFWLTKWSGKEAEDLSSVPGYEGHIEYLGDKESDCTLRITDLRLSDSAGYRFRFITSGEKFHGSPVPLTVTDLQVKITTSLFSSWVTLTCSTTCTLTDNPTYIWYKNGHKVKEDTSSQYSDYLRDPDSYSCAVKGHGYLHSPAVCVRGQNCWSVTYPHQGVCALKGSTVDISSTYDIGDDTITSSHWFSSKQSSSWKDELVPENLTTDPGYAGRVEYVGEKERGRSTLRITDLREEDSAEYKFIFNTQTSGWGYSFPGTTLTVTGLQVRIEDPTNIIEGTCLCLFCESICFLQDNHSYIWYKNGQRLIRHETKYLYLKPVSSEDTGRYSCAVENYEDLHSLEETLTVRYKPKNTSVSVSPSGEIVEGSSVTLTCSSDANPPVDKYTWYKKNVTSPKASGQSYSITNIISEDRGEYYCEAENKYGRLNSSSVSVDVQYTTTLFLWVPVMGVGAALTVGALLVTIYCYMKRRHTGGSDATSDTQSVHPDPNSDMYTALNMKTRPPEYDTLANVRGLPSDTAPQNRSLALHL, from the exons ATGGCCTTGAAAACAGCAGGAAGTGTGGtggtggtctttctctggtctgtagcag TGGTACTGGGTCAGGATGGCTGGAGTGTGAAATACACCACTCAGAGTATCTGTGTCTTGAAGGGGTCTACAGTGAACATATCCTGCTCTTACACATATCCCAGTGGTTATACAGTCACAACAACCTTCTGGTTCACTAAGTATAATGCTGTGGGTCCTGTTAGTTTGAGTGATGACACAGACTACAACGGACGTGTGACATACCGTGAGGATAAAGAGAATGGTCACACCCTGACaatcacagacctgagagagaaAGACTCAGCTACGTACATGTTCAGATTTACAGATCAGACTGGGAAATGGAGATATACTGGCAaacctggagtcactctgtctgtcacag GTCTTCAGGTGAAGGTGACTGGTGGACATCAGGATAagacactgacctgtagcaccacctgtactctgactgacaaccccacctacatctggtacaagaacGGACAACATCTAGATGAGAGCACCTCCCCCCAGTACAAAGACCCAGTCTCCAGTAACTATGAAGATGGCTACTCCTGTGCTGTAAAAGGCCATGAGGATTTCCTCTCTcctgcagtgt GTGTCCAGGGTCAGGACTGCAACAGAGTGACTTACAACAAGAGGACAATCTGTGCCTTGAAGGGGTCAACAGTGAACATTTCCTGTACTAATTTCAGTCTTTATAATATCACATCATCACTCTGGTTTAGTCCAAAACAGAGTGACAGCTGGAGGGATGAGTTGATCCCTGAGGACCTAACCACAGACCCAGGGTATGCAGGTCATGTGGAGTAtgttggagagaaggagagaggtcacTACACCCTGAGAATCACAGATCTGAGAGAGGAGCACTCTGCTGAGTACAAGTTCATattcaacacacagacatcaagaTGGGGATACAGTTTCCCTGGAACAACTCTGACTGTCACAG ACCTGCAGGTGAAGGTGACTCCTGCCACAGAGGCAGGGAAGAGGACACTGACCTGtatcaccacctgtactctgactgacaaccccacctacatctggtaccaGAACGGACACAAAGTAAAGGAGGACACTTCCAGCCTGGACTCAGACTCCTTTAGTGATGcagacagttactcctgtgctgtaaaaggccgtgatgatctcctctctcctgcagtGT GTCAGAAGTGTTGGAGTGTAACTTACACCCATCAGAGTATCTGTGCCTTGAAGGGGTCAACGGTGAACATATCCTGCTCTTACACATATCCCAGTAATCATGAGATCAAAACAGCTTTCTGGCTTACTAAATGGTCTGGTAAGGAGGCTGAAGATCTGAGCTCAGTGCCAGGGTATGAGGGTCATATAGAGTACCTTGGGGATAAGGAGAGTGACTGTACCCTGAGAATCACAGACCTGAGATTGAGTGACTCTGCTGGGTACAGGTTCAGATTCATAACATCTGGAGAGAAATTTCATGGCTCACCTGTCCCCCTGACTGTCACAG ATCTTCAGGTAAAGATTACAACTTCACTGTTTTCAAGCTGGGTGActctgacctgtagcaccacctgtactctgactgacaaccccacctacatctggtacaagaacGGACACAAAGTAAAGGAGGACACTTCCAGCCAGTACTCAGACTACCTTAGAGACCcagacagttactcctgtgctGTAAAAGGCCATGGGTACCTCCACTCTCCTGCAGTGT GTGTCCGTGGTCAGAACTGTTGGAGTGTGACTTACCCCCATCAGGGAGTCTGTGCCTTGAAGGGGTCAACAGTGGATATATCCTCCACGTATGACATTGGTGATGATACGATCACATCATCACACTGGTTTAGTTCTAAACAGAGTTCCAGCTGGAAGGATGAGTTGGTCCCTGAGAACCTAACCACAGACCCAGGGTATGCAGGTCGTGTGGAGTAtgttggagagaaggagagaggtcgCTCCACCCTGAGAATCACAGATCTGAGAGAGGAGGACTCTGCTGAGTACAAGTTCATTTTCAACACACAAACCTCAGGATGGGGGTACAGCTTCCCTGGAACAACTCTGACTGTCACAG GTCTTCAGGTGCGGATTGAGGATCCAACCAACATCATAGAGGGAACGTGTCTTTGTCTGTTCTGTGAGTCCATATGCTTTCTGCAGGACAACCACTCTTACATCTGGTACAAGAACGGACAACGTCTGATCAGGCATGAGACCAAGTACCTGTACCTAAAGCCAGTCAGCAGTGAGGATACAGGCAGATACTCCTGTGCTGTAGAAAACTATGAGGATCTCCACTCTCTCGAAGAGACTCTCACTGTCAGAT ATAAACCAAAGAacacctcagtgtcagtcagtccctctggtgaaatagtggagggcagttcagtgactctgacctgcagcagtgatgccaacccacctgtggacaaatacacctggtacaagaagaacgtaacctcaccaaaagcatcaggacagagttacagcatcactaacatcatctctgaggacagaggagaatattACTGTGAGGCTGAGAATAAATATGGACGTCTCAACTCTTCTTCTGTGTCTGTGGACGTTCAGT ATACTACAACATTGTTTCTCTGGGTTCctgtgatgggggtgggggctgcCCTGACTGTTGGAGCTCTTCTAGTCACCATCTACTGCTATATGAAGAG GAGACACACAGGAGGAAGTGATGCCACATCAGACACACAG AGTGTCCATCCAGATCCTAACAGTGACATGTACACAGCTCTGAACATGAAAACCAGGCCACCAGAGTATGACACCCTGGCA
- the LOC109876704 gene encoding B-cell receptor CD22 isoform X3 — translation MYKFRFITDQTIRKYSGDPGVTLSVTGLQVKVTGGHQDKTLTCSTTCTLTDNPTYIWYKNGQHLDESTSPQYKDPVSSNYEDGYSCAVKGHEDFLSPAVCVQGQDCNRVTYNKRTICALKGSTVNISCTNFSLYNITSSLWFSPKQSDSWRDELIPEDLTTDPGYAGHVEYVGEKERGHYTLRITDLREEHSAEYKFIFNTQTSRWGYSFPGTTLTVTDLQVKVTPATEAGKRTLTCITTCTLTDNPTYIWYQNGHKVKEDTSSLDSDSFSDADSYSCAVKGRDDLLSPAVCQKCWSVTYTHQSICALKGSTVNISCSYTYPSNHEIKTAFWLTKWSGKEAEDLSSVPGYEGHIEYLGDKESDCTLRITDLRLSDSAGYRFRFITSGEKFHGSPVPLTVTDLQVKITTSLFSSWVTLTCSTTCTLTDNPTYIWYKNGHKVKEDTSSQYSDYLRDPDSYSCAVKGHGYLHSPAVCVRGQNCWSVTYPHQGVCALKGSTVDISSTYDIGDDTITSSHWFSSKQSSSWKDELVPENLTTDPGYAGRVEYVGEKERGRSTLRITDLREEDSAEYKFIFNTQTSGWGYSFPGTTLTVTGLQVRIEDPTNIIEGTCLCLFCESICFLQDNHSYIWYKNGQRLIRHETKYLYLKPVSSEDTGRYSCAVENYEDLHSLEETLTVRYKPKNTSVSVSPSGEIVEGSSVTLTCSSDANPPVDKYTWYKKNVTSPKASGQSYSITNIISEDRGEYYCEAENKYGRLNSSSVSVDVQYTTTLFLWVPVMGVGAALTVGALLVTIYCYMKRRHTGGSDATSDTQSVHPDPNSDMYTALNMKTRPPEYDTLANVRGLPSDTAPQNRSLALHL, via the exons ATGTACAAGTTCAGATTTATAACAGATCAGACCATAAGgaaatatagtggtgatcctggagtcactctgtctgtcacag GTCTTCAGGTGAAGGTGACTGGTGGACATCAGGATAagacactgacctgtagcaccacctgtactctgactgacaaccccacctacatctggtacaagaacGGACAACATCTAGATGAGAGCACCTCCCCCCAGTACAAAGACCCAGTCTCCAGTAACTATGAAGATGGCTACTCCTGTGCTGTAAAAGGCCATGAGGATTTCCTCTCTcctgcagtgt GTGTCCAGGGTCAGGACTGCAACAGAGTGACTTACAACAAGAGGACAATCTGTGCCTTGAAGGGGTCAACAGTGAACATTTCCTGTACTAATTTCAGTCTTTATAATATCACATCATCACTCTGGTTTAGTCCAAAACAGAGTGACAGCTGGAGGGATGAGTTGATCCCTGAGGACCTAACCACAGACCCAGGGTATGCAGGTCATGTGGAGTAtgttggagagaaggagagaggtcacTACACCCTGAGAATCACAGATCTGAGAGAGGAGCACTCTGCTGAGTACAAGTTCATattcaacacacagacatcaagaTGGGGATACAGTTTCCCTGGAACAACTCTGACTGTCACAG ACCTGCAGGTGAAGGTGACTCCTGCCACAGAGGCAGGGAAGAGGACACTGACCTGtatcaccacctgtactctgactgacaaccccacctacatctggtaccaGAACGGACACAAAGTAAAGGAGGACACTTCCAGCCTGGACTCAGACTCCTTTAGTGATGcagacagttactcctgtgctgtaaaaggccgtgatgatctcctctctcctgcagtGT GTCAGAAGTGTTGGAGTGTAACTTACACCCATCAGAGTATCTGTGCCTTGAAGGGGTCAACGGTGAACATATCCTGCTCTTACACATATCCCAGTAATCATGAGATCAAAACAGCTTTCTGGCTTACTAAATGGTCTGGTAAGGAGGCTGAAGATCTGAGCTCAGTGCCAGGGTATGAGGGTCATATAGAGTACCTTGGGGATAAGGAGAGTGACTGTACCCTGAGAATCACAGACCTGAGATTGAGTGACTCTGCTGGGTACAGGTTCAGATTCATAACATCTGGAGAGAAATTTCATGGCTCACCTGTCCCCCTGACTGTCACAG ATCTTCAGGTAAAGATTACAACTTCACTGTTTTCAAGCTGGGTGActctgacctgtagcaccacctgtactctgactgacaaccccacctacatctggtacaagaacGGACACAAAGTAAAGGAGGACACTTCCAGCCAGTACTCAGACTACCTTAGAGACCcagacagttactcctgtgctGTAAAAGGCCATGGGTACCTCCACTCTCCTGCAGTGT GTGTCCGTGGTCAGAACTGTTGGAGTGTGACTTACCCCCATCAGGGAGTCTGTGCCTTGAAGGGGTCAACAGTGGATATATCCTCCACGTATGACATTGGTGATGATACGATCACATCATCACACTGGTTTAGTTCTAAACAGAGTTCCAGCTGGAAGGATGAGTTGGTCCCTGAGAACCTAACCACAGACCCAGGGTATGCAGGTCGTGTGGAGTAtgttggagagaaggagagaggtcgCTCCACCCTGAGAATCACAGATCTGAGAGAGGAGGACTCTGCTGAGTACAAGTTCATTTTCAACACACAAACCTCAGGATGGGGGTACAGCTTCCCTGGAACAACTCTGACTGTCACAG GTCTTCAGGTGCGGATTGAGGATCCAACCAACATCATAGAGGGAACGTGTCTTTGTCTGTTCTGTGAGTCCATATGCTTTCTGCAGGACAACCACTCTTACATCTGGTACAAGAACGGACAACGTCTGATCAGGCATGAGACCAAGTACCTGTACCTAAAGCCAGTCAGCAGTGAGGATACAGGCAGATACTCCTGTGCTGTAGAAAACTATGAGGATCTCCACTCTCTCGAAGAGACTCTCACTGTCAGAT ATAAACCAAAGAacacctcagtgtcagtcagtccctctggtgaaatagtggagggcagttcagtgactctgacctgcagcagtgatgccaacccacctgtggacaaatacacctggtacaagaagaacgtaacctcaccaaaagcatcaggacagagttacagcatcactaacatcatctctgaggacagaggagaatattACTGTGAGGCTGAGAATAAATATGGACGTCTCAACTCTTCTTCTGTGTCTGTGGACGTTCAGT ATACTACAACATTGTTTCTCTGGGTTCctgtgatgggggtgggggctgcCCTGACTGTTGGAGCTCTTCTAGTCACCATCTACTGCTATATGAAGAG GAGACACACAGGAGGAAGTGATGCCACATCAGACACACAG AGTGTCCATCCAGATCCTAACAGTGACATGTACACAGCTCTGAACATGAAAACCAGGCCACCAGAGTATGACACCCTGGCA
- the LOC109876704 gene encoding B-cell receptor CD22 isoform X2: protein MALKTAGSVVVVFLWSVAVVLGQDGWSVKYTTQSICVLKGSTVNISCSYTYPSGYTVTTTFWFTKYNAVGPVSLSDDTDYNGRVTYREDKENGHTLTITDLREKDSATYMFRFTDQTGKWRYTGKPGVTLSVTGLQVKVTGGHQDKTLTCSTTCTLTDNPTYIWYKNGQHLDESTSPQYKDPVSSNYEDGYSCAVKGHEDFLSPAVCVQGQDCNRVTYNKRTICALKGSTVNISCTNFSLYNITSSLWFSPKQSDSWRDELIPEDLTTDPGYAGHVEYVGEKERGHYTLRITDLREEHSAEYKFIFNTQTSRWGYSFPGTTLTVTDLQVKVTPATEAGKRTLTCITTCTLTDNPTYIWYQNGHKVKEDTSSLDSDSFSDADSYSCAVKGRDDLLSPAVCQKCWSVTYTHQSICALKGSTVNISCSYTYPSNHEIKTAFWLTKWSDLQVKITTSLFSSWVTLTCSTTCTLTDNPTYIWYKNGHKVKEDTSSQYSDYLRDPDSYSCAVKGHGYLHSPAVCVRGQNCWSVTYPHQGVCALKGSTVDISSTYDIGDDTITSSHWFSSKQSSSWKDELVPENLTTDPGYAGRVEYVGEKERGRSTLRITDLREEDSAEYKFIFNTQTSGWGYSFPGTTLTVTGLQVRIEDPTNIIEGTCLCLFCESICFLQDNHSYIWYKNGQRLIRHETKYLYLKPVSSEDTGRYSCAVENYEDLHSLEETLTVRYKPKNTSVSVSPSGEIVEGSSVTLTCSSDANPPVDKYTWYKKNVTSPKASGQSYSITNIISEDRGEYYCEAENKYGRLNSSSVSVDVQYTTTLFLWVPVMGVGAALTVGALLVTIYCYMKRRHTGGSDATSDTQSVHPDPNSDMYTALNMKTRPPEYDTLANVRGLPSDTAPQNRSLALHL from the exons ATGGCCTTGAAAACAGCAGGAAGTGTGGtggtggtctttctctggtctgtagcag TGGTACTGGGTCAGGATGGCTGGAGTGTGAAATACACCACTCAGAGTATCTGTGTCTTGAAGGGGTCTACAGTGAACATATCCTGCTCTTACACATATCCCAGTGGTTATACAGTCACAACAACCTTCTGGTTCACTAAGTATAATGCTGTGGGTCCTGTTAGTTTGAGTGATGACACAGACTACAACGGACGTGTGACATACCGTGAGGATAAAGAGAATGGTCACACCCTGACaatcacagacctgagagagaaAGACTCAGCTACGTACATGTTCAGATTTACAGATCAGACTGGGAAATGGAGATATACTGGCAaacctggagtcactctgtctgtcacag GTCTTCAGGTGAAGGTGACTGGTGGACATCAGGATAagacactgacctgtagcaccacctgtactctgactgacaaccccacctacatctggtacaagaacGGACAACATCTAGATGAGAGCACCTCCCCCCAGTACAAAGACCCAGTCTCCAGTAACTATGAAGATGGCTACTCCTGTGCTGTAAAAGGCCATGAGGATTTCCTCTCTcctgcagtgt GTGTCCAGGGTCAGGACTGCAACAGAGTGACTTACAACAAGAGGACAATCTGTGCCTTGAAGGGGTCAACAGTGAACATTTCCTGTACTAATTTCAGTCTTTATAATATCACATCATCACTCTGGTTTAGTCCAAAACAGAGTGACAGCTGGAGGGATGAGTTGATCCCTGAGGACCTAACCACAGACCCAGGGTATGCAGGTCATGTGGAGTAtgttggagagaaggagagaggtcacTACACCCTGAGAATCACAGATCTGAGAGAGGAGCACTCTGCTGAGTACAAGTTCATattcaacacacagacatcaagaTGGGGATACAGTTTCCCTGGAACAACTCTGACTGTCACAG ACCTGCAGGTGAAGGTGACTCCTGCCACAGAGGCAGGGAAGAGGACACTGACCTGtatcaccacctgtactctgactgacaaccccacctacatctggtaccaGAACGGACACAAAGTAAAGGAGGACACTTCCAGCCTGGACTCAGACTCCTTTAGTGATGcagacagttactcctgtgctgtaaaaggccgtgatgatctcctctctcctgcagtGT GTCAGAAGTGTTGGAGTGTAACTTACACCCATCAGAGTATCTGTGCCTTGAAGGGGTCAACGGTGAACATATCCTGCTCTTACACATATCCCAGTAATCATGAGATCAAAACAGCTTTCTGGCTTACTAAATGGTCTG ATCTTCAGGTAAAGATTACAACTTCACTGTTTTCAAGCTGGGTGActctgacctgtagcaccacctgtactctgactgacaaccccacctacatctggtacaagaacGGACACAAAGTAAAGGAGGACACTTCCAGCCAGTACTCAGACTACCTTAGAGACCcagacagttactcctgtgctGTAAAAGGCCATGGGTACCTCCACTCTCCTGCAGTGT GTGTCCGTGGTCAGAACTGTTGGAGTGTGACTTACCCCCATCAGGGAGTCTGTGCCTTGAAGGGGTCAACAGTGGATATATCCTCCACGTATGACATTGGTGATGATACGATCACATCATCACACTGGTTTAGTTCTAAACAGAGTTCCAGCTGGAAGGATGAGTTGGTCCCTGAGAACCTAACCACAGACCCAGGGTATGCAGGTCGTGTGGAGTAtgttggagagaaggagagaggtcgCTCCACCCTGAGAATCACAGATCTGAGAGAGGAGGACTCTGCTGAGTACAAGTTCATTTTCAACACACAAACCTCAGGATGGGGGTACAGCTTCCCTGGAACAACTCTGACTGTCACAG GTCTTCAGGTGCGGATTGAGGATCCAACCAACATCATAGAGGGAACGTGTCTTTGTCTGTTCTGTGAGTCCATATGCTTTCTGCAGGACAACCACTCTTACATCTGGTACAAGAACGGACAACGTCTGATCAGGCATGAGACCAAGTACCTGTACCTAAAGCCAGTCAGCAGTGAGGATACAGGCAGATACTCCTGTGCTGTAGAAAACTATGAGGATCTCCACTCTCTCGAAGAGACTCTCACTGTCAGAT ATAAACCAAAGAacacctcagtgtcagtcagtccctctggtgaaatagtggagggcagttcagtgactctgacctgcagcagtgatgccaacccacctgtggacaaatacacctggtacaagaagaacgtaacctcaccaaaagcatcaggacagagttacagcatcactaacatcatctctgaggacagaggagaatattACTGTGAGGCTGAGAATAAATATGGACGTCTCAACTCTTCTTCTGTGTCTGTGGACGTTCAGT ATACTACAACATTGTTTCTCTGGGTTCctgtgatgggggtgggggctgcCCTGACTGTTGGAGCTCTTCTAGTCACCATCTACTGCTATATGAAGAG GAGACACACAGGAGGAAGTGATGCCACATCAGACACACAG AGTGTCCATCCAGATCCTAACAGTGACATGTACACAGCTCTGAACATGAAAACCAGGCCACCAGAGTATGACACCCTGGCA